A window of Thermoanaerobaculia bacterium contains these coding sequences:
- a CDS encoding protein kinase, which yields LSQNAEFKQRFEREAKSVSQLSHPHICALYDVGNQDGTEYLVMELLEGQILSDRLSRGPLPREQVLEFGKQIAEALDTAHRRSLVHRDLKPGNVMITRSGVKLLDFGLAKAIGARPDGEDVTSLPTESERPLTERGTILGTFQYMAPEQLEGKPADARTDIFALGCVLYEMATGKKAFSGASRASLISSIMSSEPPAISSVQPMTPPALDRIVRTCLAKDPDERWQSARDVKSELAWIAEAGSQAGAPAVVASRRRSRERTAWLVAGAAVLAAAAGWYRVASAPKETRRAVRLSLVRPPNAAFDFASSLTASFDGSRIVFVGHRKDDRQTLWVRPIGSLESRELAGTDGARMPFWSPDGRFIAFFADGKLKKIEAAGGPPEALADAPAPSGGSWGTPDTIVFVPHDYDGLFRVSARGGPVERITSLSPGDEAHRWPVVLPDGDRVLFLVDANQTEGHWMALTSLSSRKITHLAHAISTLAFAPPDRVLFVKSGSLVAQRIDLAGAKIAGDPEPVGESVLPIGENHRFDFSVSTSGLLLYQSADPNMQFFWLDRSGRRLQSLGGPGRYGLFDISPDGSRTAFEKLDADGRNENIWTLDLARGIESRVTSGKAADFSPVWMPPDGRTIVFSSLRSGANGDIYSTPASGGAEDRKLFAAPVAGASASTVSPDGKTLVYGTRATDTRDDLWTFPLGGGKPSPLRVTRFAETAAQFSRDGKWLAFVADDTGRDEVYVRSAADPSLQVQISTNGGERPRWRRDGKEIYFVSGPTVMAAALSARPELHADPPRSLFTLTGMFSDYDVSADGQRFLVTVPPRDSAEPIAVAVLDWMEGLRKP from the coding sequence ACCTCTCGCAGAACGCCGAGTTCAAGCAGCGGTTCGAACGGGAAGCGAAGTCCGTCTCCCAGCTCTCGCATCCGCACATCTGCGCCCTCTACGACGTCGGAAACCAGGACGGGACCGAGTACCTCGTGATGGAGCTCCTCGAGGGACAGATCCTTTCGGACCGCCTCTCCCGCGGACCGCTCCCGAGAGAGCAGGTCCTGGAATTCGGAAAGCAGATCGCCGAAGCGCTCGACACGGCCCACCGCCGCTCGCTCGTGCACCGGGACTTGAAGCCGGGCAACGTCATGATCACGCGGTCGGGCGTCAAGCTCCTCGACTTCGGGCTCGCCAAGGCGATCGGGGCTCGGCCGGACGGCGAGGACGTCACGTCCCTTCCGACGGAGAGCGAGCGCCCACTGACGGAGCGCGGCACGATCCTCGGAACCTTTCAGTACATGGCTCCGGAGCAGCTCGAAGGGAAACCGGCGGATGCGCGCACCGATATATTCGCGCTCGGCTGCGTGCTGTACGAAATGGCGACCGGAAAGAAAGCGTTTTCCGGCGCGAGCCGCGCTTCGCTCATCTCCTCGATCATGTCGAGCGAGCCGCCGGCGATCTCCTCGGTCCAGCCGATGACTCCGCCCGCGCTCGACCGCATCGTGCGGACGTGCCTCGCCAAGGACCCCGACGAACGATGGCAATCCGCCCGGGACGTCAAGAGCGAGCTCGCCTGGATCGCCGAGGCCGGCTCGCAGGCGGGAGCGCCCGCCGTCGTCGCCTCGCGCCGCCGGAGCCGCGAGAGAACGGCGTGGCTCGTCGCGGGCGCCGCGGTCCTTGCCGCGGCGGCCGGCTGGTATCGCGTCGCCTCCGCGCCAAAGGAAACGCGGCGCGCGGTCCGGCTCTCTCTCGTCCGGCCGCCGAACGCCGCGTTCGATTTCGCTTCGTCGCTCACCGCTTCCTTCGACGGGAGCCGGATCGTCTTCGTCGGACACCGGAAGGACGACCGGCAGACGCTGTGGGTCCGGCCGATCGGCTCCCTCGAATCGCGCGAGCTCGCGGGGACCGACGGGGCGAGGATGCCTTTCTGGTCGCCGGACGGCCGCTTCATCGCCTTCTTCGCCGACGGCAAGCTGAAGAAGATCGAGGCCGCCGGAGGGCCGCCCGAGGCCCTCGCGGATGCGCCGGCCCCCTCCGGCGGCTCGTGGGGAACCCCGGACACGATCGTGTTCGTGCCCCACGACTACGATGGCCTCTTCCGGGTATCGGCGCGGGGAGGGCCGGTCGAACGAATCACGTCGCTTTCGCCCGGCGACGAGGCGCACCGCTGGCCGGTCGTGCTCCCCGACGGGGATCGCGTTCTCTTCCTCGTCGACGCGAACCAGACCGAGGGGCACTGGATGGCTCTGACGTCGCTCTCCTCGCGAAAGATCACGCACCTGGCGCACGCGATCTCGACGCTCGCCTTCGCCCCTCCCGATCGCGTCCTCTTCGTGAAATCGGGCTCCCTCGTCGCCCAGCGGATCGATCTCGCCGGCGCGAAGATCGCGGGCGATCCGGAGCCGGTCGGCGAGAGCGTTCTCCCGATCGGAGAAAACCACCGTTTCGATTTCAGCGTCTCCACGAGCGGCCTGCTTCTCTACCAGAGCGCCGATCCGAACATGCAGTTCTTCTGGCTCGACCGGTCGGGACGCCGGCTCCAGAGCCTGGGCGGGCCCGGACGCTACGGGCTTTTCGACATCTCGCCCGACGGGAGCCGCACCGCATTCGAGAAGCTGGACGCTGACGGACGGAACGAGAACATCTGGACTCTCGACCTCGCCCGCGGGATCGAGAGCCGCGTGACGTCGGGAAAGGCGGCGGATTTCAGCCCCGTCTGGATGCCCCCCGACGGGCGCACGATCGTCTTCTCGTCGTTGAGGAGCGGCGCAAACGGCGACATCTATTCCACGCCGGCGTCCGGCGGCGCCGAGGACCGGAAGCTCTTCGCGGCGCCGGTCGCGGGAGCGTCGGCCTCCACGGTCTCTCCTGACGGAAAGACCCTCGTGTACGGCACGCGCGCGACGGACACTCGCGATGACCTCTGGACGTTTCCTCTCGGTGGAGGGAAGCCGAGCCCCCTCCGGGTGACGCGGTTCGCCGAAACGGCGGCGCAGTTCTCCCGCGACGGGAAATGGCTGGCGTTCGTCGCGGACGACACGGGCCGCGACGAGGTCTACGTCCGTTCCGCGGCCGATCCTTCCCTCCAGGTCCAGATCTCGACCAACGGAGGGGAAAGGCCGCGCTGGCGGCGCGACGGGAAAGAGATCTATTTCGTGAGCGGCCCGACCGTGATGGCGGCCGCCCTGTCCGCCCGACCCGAGCTCCACGCCGATCCGCCGCGCTCGCTGTTCACCCTGACCGGCATGTTCAGCGACTACGACGTCTCGGCGGACGGCCAGCGCTTTCTCGTGACGGTCCCGCCGCGCGACTCCGCCGAGCCGATCGCCGTCGCCGTCCTCGACTGGATGGAAGGATTGAGGAAACCATGA